In Amaranthus tricolor cultivar Red isolate AtriRed21 chromosome 5, ASM2621246v1, whole genome shotgun sequence, a genomic segment contains:
- the LOC130814104 gene encoding fructose-1,6-bisphosphatase, chloroplastic: MATAVGAATITTAIKLRNSILNPSSSLQQCISFSSNNCKSFDFVSSSSNNGSKRRAGVRCMAVTEAAETKKSSRSKFEIETLTSWLLKQEQAGTIDAELTIVLSSISIACKQIAALVQRAGISNLTGVQGAVNVQGEDQKKLDVVSNEVFSSCLRSSGRTGIIASEEEDVPVAVEESYSGNYIVVFDPLDGSSNIDAAVSTGSIFGIYSPNDECIVESDDEADELSAEEQRCVVNVCQPGDNLLAAGYCMYSSSVIFVLTIGNGVYSFTLDPMYGEFILTQEKIQIPKAGKIYAFNEGNYQLWDDKLKKYIDDLKDPGPSGKPYSARYIGSLVGDFHRTLLYGGIYGYPRDKKSKNGKLRLLYECAPMSFIVEQAGGKGSDGHHRILDIQPAEIHQRVPLYIGSVEEVEKLEKYLA, encoded by the exons ATGGCAACAGCAGTAGGAGCAGCAACAATAACTACAGCAATCAAACTTCGTAATTCGATCTTGAATCCTTCTTCTTCACTTCAACAATGCATCAGTTTCAGCAGCAACAACTGCAAATCATTCGACTTTGTTTCCTCGTCGAGCAATAATGGAAGCAAGAGACGGGCAGGAGTCCGATGTATGGCAGTGACAGAAGCAGCAGAGACGAAAAAGAGCAGTAGAAGCAAGTTTGAGATCGAAACACTTACTAGTTGGCTGCTTAAACAGGAACAAGCAGGCACAATTGATGCAGAACTTACAATTGTTTTGTCTAGCATTTCAATAGCTTGTAAGCAGATTGCTGCCTTGGTTCAAAGAGCTGGTATTTCTAATCTTACTGGTGTTCAAGGTGCTGTAAATGTCCAAGGAGAGGATCAAAAGAAGCTTGATGTTGTCTCTAATGAG GTGTTTTCAAGTTGCTTGAGATCAAGTGGAAGAACAGGAATAATAGCATCAGAAGAGGAGGATGTACCAGTAGCAGTGGAAGAGAGCTACTCAGGAAACTATATTGTTGTGTTTGATCCTCTTGATGGTTCTTCTAACATTGATGCAGCTGTCTCTACTGGTTCCATTTTTGGCATTTACAGCCCTAATGATGAGTGCATTGTGGAATCTGATGATGAAGCTGATGAG CTAAGTGCAGAAGAACAGAGATGTGTAGTGAATGTTTGTCAGCCAGGAGATAACCTTCTAGCAGCAGGGTATTGTATGTACTCAAGCTCTGTGATCTTTGTACTTACAATTGGAAATGGGGTGTACTCATTTACATTAGATCCCATGTATGGAGAATTCATACTCACCCAAGAAAAGATCCAGATCCCCAAAGCAGGAAAAATCTATGCTTTCAATGAAGGAAACTACCAACTTTGGGATGACAAGTTGAAGAAGTACATTGATGATCTTAAGGACCCAGGACCCAGTGGAAAGCCTTACTCTGCTAGGTACATTGGAAGTTTGGTTGGGGACTTTCATAGGACACTTTTATATGGAGGCATTTATGGGTACCCTAGGGACAAGAAGAGCAAAAATGGGAAGTTGAGGCTCTTGTATGAATGTGCACCTATGAGCTTCATCGTCGAGCAAGCCGGAGGTAAAGGTTCCGATGGCCATCACCGAATACTAGATATTCAACCAGCGGAG ATTCATCAACGTGTACCACTCTACATTGGGAGCGTGGAGGAAGTAGAGAAACTCGAGAAGTATCTAGCttaa
- the LOC130814103 gene encoding scarecrow-like protein 30, protein MYPVLVDPELLSNFSNIQNFVNGITQDEIFANGITQEEIFGNGTTHDEIFGNGMTQDEIFGNGITQDDLFQTHDLIVQNIPSSDINPDSVDVPDFSDACIKFLSDILEEDLDEIPATVHDYGALKATEKSLIDALREDYSFSDNPTSSLDQSIQYPDGSSLNRKSDINHGIDGYFNSNTSTSFESNWVQNQTQLKPFISLSDLSNSTLEVKSQSSGSCNSDGCTNGSATSPSSTLTSAVPEKRDKVVSRSRKKKNLRRDDGANEGGRSNKQQASSNEDYVEMKQYDDILLCREVKDGIVLINNEVAKKAQGKDSKSKTTRGKKHTKAVEEVDLMTLLTHCAQAVASFDLRAANERLKQIRQHSSPYGDSIQRLAHYFANGLEARLAGTGSTVSGNVVDARISSSDFLKAYRFYVSAIPCKRMSFFLANNTIITLAEKATRIHIVDFGVLLGLQWPCLIQNLAKRPNGPVKLRITGIDYPQQGFRPSERVEATGRRLEGYCERFNVPFQYQAIAKKWDSIKLEDIKIEPDELVIVNCMFRSGQLLDETVEVGNQKDAFLKLIKQLNPSLFIHGVVNGTYNAPFFITRFREALFHYSSIFNIFDETSTREEHERLLIESEMFAREALNVIACEGAERIQRPETYKQWQVRTARAGFKQLPLDRKLLGRAKAMVKANYHKDFVVDEDRHWMLQGWKGRTLFALSIWQPC, encoded by the coding sequence ATGTATCCTGTTCTTGTTGATCCTGAATTGCTTTCCAACTTCTCCAACATTCAAAACTTTGTTAATGGAATCACCCAAGATGAGATCTTTGCTAATGGAATTACCCAAGAAGAGATCTTTGGAAATGGAACCACCCATGATGAAATCTTTGGAAATGGAATGACCCAAGATGAGATCTTTGGAAATGGAATCACCCAAGATGATTTATTTCAAACCCATGATTTAATTGTTCAAAATATACCATCAAGTGACATAAACCCTGATTCAGTAGATGTGCCTGATTTTTCTGATGCTTGTATAAAGTTTTTGAGTGATATTTTAGAAGAGGATTTGGATGAAATTCCTGCTACTGTACATGATTATGGGGCTCTTAAAGCCACTGAGAAATCTTTAATTGATGCTTTGAGAGAGGATTATTCATTTTCTGATAATCCTACATCCTCTTTAGATCAAAGTATTCAGTACCCTGATGGTAGTTCTTTGAATAGAAAATCAGATATCAATCATGGGATTGATGGTTATTTCAATAGTAATACTTCTACAAGTTTTGAGTCCAATTGGGTGCAAAATCAAACACAATTAAAGCCTTTTATAAGCTTAAGTGATCTTTCTAACTCAACTTTGGAAGTGAAATCCCAATCCTCGGGTTCGTGCAATAGTGATGGTTGCACAAATGGGTCAGCAACCTCTCCTAGTAGTACATTGACATCCGCAGTTCCTGAGAAACGAGATAAGGTGGTTAGTCGATCGAGGAAAAAGAAGAATCTACGAAGGGACGATGGTGCtaatgaaggaggaagaagtAATAAGCAACAAGCTTCTTCTAATGAAGATTATGTTGAGATGAAACAGTATGATGATATACTTTTATGCAGGGAAGTCAAAGATGGTATTgttttgattaataatgaagTAGCCAAGAAGGCACAAGGAAAAGACTCCAAGAGTAAAACGACTCGTGGGAAGAAGCACACTAAAGCTGTAGAAGAGGTAGATTTAATGACTCTTCTCACTCATTGTGCTCAGGCAGTTGCGAGCTTCGATCTTAGAGCTGCAAACGAGAGGCTTAAGCAAATTAGGCAGCATTCTTCACCTTATGGTGATAGCATTCAGAGGCTTGCACATTATTTTGCTAATGGTCTTGAGGCGCGCCTAGCCGGCACTGGTTCAACTGTATCTGGCAATGTTGTTGATGCACGAATTTCATCATCGGATTTCTTGAAAGCTTACCGGTTCTATGTTTCAGCGATTCCTTGCAAACGGATGTCTTTTTTCCTTGCTAATAATACCATTATAACGTTGGCTGAGAAAGCAACAAGAATCCACATAGTTGATTTTGGTGTATTATTGGGTTTGCAATGGCCTTGCCTCATACAAAATCTTGCAAAAAGGCCTAATGGTCCAGTTAAACTTCGGATTACAGGAATAGACTATCCGCAGCAAGGATTTCGACCATCTGAAAGGGTTGAGGCAACAGGGCGTCGTTTGGAAGGTTATTGTGAGAGATTTAATGTGCCTTTCCAGTATCAGGCAATCGCGAAAAAATGGGATAGCATAAAGTTGGAAGATATAAAGATTGAACCCGATGAACTTGTAATTGTCAATTGTATGTTTCGGTCCGGACAATTACTTGATGAAACCGTAGAGGTGGGCAATCAAAAGGATGCTTTCTTGAAGTTAATCAAACAGTTAAATCCATCCCTTTTCATTCATGGGGTTGTCAATGGAACGTACAATGCTCCATTCTTCATCACTCGTTTCAGAGAGGCGCTCTTTCACTACTCATCTATATTCAATATATTTGATGAAACTAGTACTCGTGAAGAACATGAACGCCTTCTGATTGAAAGTGAGATGTTTGCAAGAGAAGCATTGAATGTGATAGCATGTGAGGGTGCTGAAAGGATTCAAAGGCCTGAAACATACAAACAATGGCAAGTAAGGACAGCAAGGGCTGGATTCAAGCAGCTTCCTTTAGATAGGAAGCTTTTGGGTAGAGCAAAGGCTATGGTGAAAGCTAATTATCACAAGGATTTTGTCGTGGATGAGGATCGACATTGGATGCTCCAAGGTTGGAAAGGAAGAACTCTCTTTGCTCTTTCCATTTGGCAACCGTGCTGA